In Excalfactoria chinensis isolate bCotChi1 chromosome 3, bCotChi1.hap2, whole genome shotgun sequence, one DNA window encodes the following:
- the MEA1 gene encoding male-enhanced antigen 1 translates to MAVARRMGPERVCPEEPGPPEAPEGAAGWSGDEEDEEEEEEEEEEEEGGGGYLYQPLSQEPEHGPTAEPGPPAGGAEPGPGLQERLQMLRLHLPEPPADSEDEEEEGAAAQSGRGSIPMDPEHVELVKRTMAAVKLPTLGIPAWARQISDEQWQAVVQRALQARHGAGGSRPEWK, encoded by the exons ATGGCGGTGGCGCGGAGGATGGGGCCGGAGCGGGTGTGTCCCGAGGAGCCGGGGCCGCCGGAGGCCCCCGAGGGCGCGGCGGGATGGAGCGGAGAcgaggaggatgaggaggaagaggaggaggaggaggaggaagaagagggggGCGGCGGGTACCTGTACCAGCCGCTGAGCCAGGAGCCGGAGCACGGCCCTACCGCCGAGCCGGGCCCTCCCGCGGGCGGCGCCGAGCCGGGCCCGGGCCTCCAGGAACGGCTGCAG ATGCTGAGGCTGCACCTGCCCGAGCCGCCCGCGGACAGCGAGgacgaggaggaggaaggcgCGGCGGCGCAGAGCGGCCGCGGCTCCATCCCCATGGACCCAG AGCACGTGGAGCTGGTGAAGAGGACGATGGCGGCCGTGAAGCTGCCCACGCTGGGCATCCCCGCCTGGGCCAGACAGATCTCGGACGAGCAGTGGCAGGCGGTGGTGCAGCGCGCGCTGCAGGCCCGGCACGGCGCGGGCGGCTCCAGGCCCGAGTGGAAGTGA